One Nostoc sp. UHCC 0302 DNA window includes the following coding sequences:
- a CDS encoding AAA family ATPase, with protein sequence MDLFDQHLTKIIEKEAPLAARMRPRTLDEFVGQDHIIAPGRLLRRAISLDQLSSLIFYGPPGTGKTTLARVIALHTRAHFIAINAVLSGVKEIRAAIETAQQQRKFHNQRTMLFIDEVHRFNKSQQDALLPWVENGTVILIGATTENPYFEVNKALVSRSRIFQLKQLNEQDLYKIVQQTLTDSERGYGQLKVKIDDEALNHLVNIANGDARSLLNALELAVETTPADAQGVIQITLAVAEESIQQRAVLYDKEGDAHFDTISAFIKSLRGSDPDAALYWLAKMVYAGEDPRFILRRMLILASEDVGLADNNAVVVVNACNEAFDRVGMPEGRYHLAQATLYLATAPKSNSIMGFFDALAAVEQEKEAEVPTHLKDANRDKKGFGHGAGYLYPHAYRDHWVAQQYLPASLQGQVFYQPSTQGREQEISTQVSRRREAQLAALVEGMGVAPLEILTYGTTDRAAERWLQRTLSQVSTQLATVRDRIFSLAQPQRHNLVLDLNAGTGLLTWEAVRQVPEGGVYACVRTSTDANALREQAAALPEPTRPIILTASITELPVLLASQAADVQFDLIIGRNVLLSEPDKAIAAQILAKLMPRLGKLVLAETVPRHTQRFYRLLEEQKLDAQLYERLVVAEEAIYADQSDPMINWDVNDLRNALASAELTVEVVIERNLTPMHISSSFLSRLFTANTNRPSYADRLAQNLTQEEIHTLQDLFTRYFLNQSVSWESTVAFLKISR encoded by the coding sequence ATGGACTTATTTGACCAGCATTTGACGAAAATAATTGAAAAAGAAGCGCCCCTTGCTGCTCGGATGCGCCCTCGAACATTAGATGAATTTGTAGGTCAAGACCATATCATCGCTCCAGGGCGGCTTTTGCGTCGTGCTATTAGTTTGGATCAACTGTCTTCCCTAATTTTCTATGGCCCGCCAGGCACAGGTAAGACGACTCTAGCGCGGGTGATTGCACTCCACACTCGCGCTCATTTCATTGCCATTAATGCTGTACTCTCAGGTGTTAAAGAAATTCGAGCGGCAATTGAAACTGCTCAACAACAGCGTAAGTTTCATAATCAACGAACTATGCTGTTTATTGATGAAGTTCATCGTTTTAATAAGTCCCAACAAGATGCGCTCTTGCCTTGGGTAGAGAATGGTACAGTTATTTTGATTGGTGCAACCACAGAAAATCCCTATTTTGAAGTTAATAAAGCACTTGTCAGTCGTTCGCGGATTTTTCAACTTAAGCAATTAAATGAGCAAGATTTATACAAAATTGTTCAGCAAACACTAACTGACTCGGAACGAGGTTACGGTCAGCTGAAAGTCAAAATTGATGATGAAGCTTTAAATCATCTGGTTAATATTGCTAATGGTGATGCTCGTTCATTACTGAACGCCCTAGAATTAGCAGTGGAAACAACGCCAGCCGATGCTCAAGGAGTCATTCAAATCACTCTAGCAGTGGCCGAAGAATCTATTCAACAACGTGCGGTTTTATACGATAAAGAAGGTGATGCCCACTTTGATACTATCAGTGCATTCATCAAAAGCTTACGAGGTTCTGACCCAGATGCAGCCTTGTACTGGCTAGCAAAAATGGTTTATGCCGGTGAAGACCCACGCTTTATTTTGCGGCGAATGTTAATTCTGGCTAGCGAGGATGTGGGACTAGCTGACAATAATGCTGTTGTAGTTGTTAATGCTTGTAATGAAGCCTTTGACCGTGTAGGGATGCCAGAAGGACGTTATCACCTAGCCCAAGCTACACTTTATTTGGCAACTGCACCTAAATCCAATAGCATTATGGGTTTTTTCGATGCTTTAGCTGCGGTTGAGCAGGAGAAGGAAGCAGAAGTTCCCACGCACTTGAAAGATGCCAATCGTGACAAAAAAGGTTTTGGACATGGCGCTGGATACCTTTATCCTCATGCTTATCGTGACCACTGGGTAGCGCAGCAATATTTACCAGCCAGCCTGCAAGGACAAGTGTTTTATCAACCATCAACGCAGGGTAGAGAACAAGAAATTAGTACACAGGTGTCACGTCGCCGCGAAGCTCAACTTGCTGCTTTAGTAGAAGGTATGGGCGTTGCTCCCTTGGAAATACTCACTTATGGAACCACTGACCGAGCTGCTGAACGCTGGTTGCAACGCACACTTTCTCAGGTAAGTACACAGTTAGCAACAGTACGCGATCGCATTTTCAGTTTAGCCCAGCCACAACGTCATAACTTAGTACTGGATCTGAATGCCGGAACTGGTTTACTTACCTGGGAAGCAGTCCGACAAGTTCCGGAAGGTGGTGTTTATGCCTGTGTCCGCACTAGCACTGACGCCAATGCTTTACGCGAACAAGCAGCAGCACTTCCAGAGCCAACGCGTCCAATAATTTTAACTGCATCAATTACTGAACTACCTGTGCTGTTAGCTTCTCAAGCAGCAGATGTACAATTTGACTTGATTATTGGACGCAATGTCCTACTATCTGAACCTGATAAAGCGATCGCTGCTCAAATTTTAGCTAAATTGATGCCACGTTTAGGAAAGCTTGTATTAGCAGAGACAGTGCCACGTCATACCCAAAGATTTTATCGCTTGCTGGAAGAGCAAAAGCTAGATGCTCAATTATATGAGCGATTAGTCGTAGCGGAAGAAGCTATTTATGCAGATCAATCAGACCCAATGATTAACTGGGATGTTAACGATTTGCGTAACGCTCTTGCCTCCGCAGAACTGACAGTAGAAGTGGTTATTGAACGGAATTTGACGCCAATGCATATATCTTCTTCCTTTCTCAGCCGTTTGTTTACTGCTAATACTAATCGACCAAGTTATGCAGATCGTCTTGCTCAAAATCTGACACAAGAAGAAATACACACACTCCAAGATTTATTTACTCGCTACTTCCTCAATCAATCCGTTAGCTGGGAAAGCACTGTGGCATTTTTAAAGATAAGTAGATGA